A section of the Dehalobacter sp. DCM genome encodes:
- a CDS encoding corrinoid protein → MAKIDEVKAMVEAGKTKLVPGLVQEALDEGSAAKDILQGMVDSMSVVGDKFSTGEIFVPEMLMAAKAMAKGVDVLKPLMAGDSSNSLGTCIIGTVAGDLHDIGKNLVSMMIESAGFTMVDLGVDVPADRWIEAIKENQNVTLVACSGLLTTTMPALKEAVQTIKGSGLLGFKVIVGGAPVTQEFATEIGADGFATDAGSAAVKAVELVKA, encoded by the coding sequence ATGGCAAAAATCGATGAAGTCAAAGCAATGGTAGAAGCAGGGAAAACTAAGCTGGTTCCCGGTCTGGTGCAGGAAGCACTGGACGAAGGCAGTGCAGCCAAAGACATTCTTCAGGGCATGGTTGATTCCATGAGCGTTGTCGGCGATAAATTCTCCACCGGCGAAATCTTTGTTCCGGAAATGCTGATGGCTGCTAAAGCCATGGCTAAAGGTGTTGACGTCTTAAAACCGTTAATGGCTGGGGACAGTTCCAACTCTTTAGGCACCTGCATTATCGGCACTGTCGCAGGCGACCTGCACGATATCGGTAAAAACCTCGTTTCCATGATGATCGAAAGCGCCGGCTTCACCATGGTTGACCTCGGAGTTGACGTTCCTGCAGACAGATGGATCGAAGCCATCAAAGAAAACCAAAACGTCACCTTAGTCGCTTGCTCCGGTCTTCTGACCACCACCATGCCTGCGCTGAAAGAAGCTGTACAGACAATCAAAGGAAGCGGACTTCTCGGATTCAAAGTCATCGTCGGCGGAGCGCCTGTGACCCAGGAATTCGCTACGGAAATCGGTGCCGACGGATTTGCGACCGATGCCGGAAGTGCTGCCGTTAAAGCCGTGGAGTTAGTAAAAGCATAA
- a CDS encoding redox-sensing transcriptional repressor Rex codes for MVTEKKISSQVIKRLPRYYRYLSTLQQMGISRISSKDLGNRMGLTSSQVRQDFFSFGGNGLQGYGYDVCFLCQEIHKLLGLNNIHTMVIIGAGSLGHALAKHSNFDKSGFKTIGIFDINPLLVGEKIRGLEVLHINDLAVFANTNQVDIAVLTVPENNAREVAGLVADLGIKSIWNFSPVELNLPEDIIVENTHLIDCLMVLGYNMKEKG; via the coding sequence TTGGTCACTGAGAAAAAAATATCAAGCCAGGTCATAAAGCGATTACCGAGATATTATCGCTATTTGTCTACCCTTCAACAAATGGGTATCAGCAGAATATCATCAAAAGACCTGGGGAACAGAATGGGTTTAACATCATCCCAGGTTCGCCAGGATTTCTTCAGCTTTGGTGGCAACGGCCTGCAAGGTTATGGATATGATGTCTGCTTCCTGTGCCAGGAAATTCATAAGCTATTGGGACTCAACAACATACATACCATGGTGATCATCGGTGCGGGAAGTTTGGGGCATGCTCTGGCCAAGCACAGCAATTTTGACAAAAGCGGTTTCAAAACCATAGGCATTTTTGATATCAATCCCCTTTTGGTCGGAGAAAAAATTCGCGGCCTTGAGGTCCTGCATATCAATGATCTTGCTGTTTTCGCAAACACAAATCAGGTCGACATTGCTGTTTTGACGGTACCTGAAAATAATGCAAGGGAAGTTGCCGGCCTGGTAGCTGATTTAGGAATAAAATCCATATGGAATTTCTCTCCTGTGGAATTAAACTTGCCGGAAGACATCATTGTAGAGAATACACATCTCATCGACTGTCTCATGGTATTAGGGTATAATATGAAAGAAAAGGGTTAA
- a CDS encoding complex I 51 kDa subunit family protein, which yields MSRVLNHELIFNICPDRYVDLPTYCCHGGYTALKKVLEQAPETAIKEIEEAGLRGRGGAAFPTANKIKMVRSNPSDLRYIICNADEGEPGTFKDRFIMTHIPFQLLEGITIAAFLAGAGHGYIYIRHEYPEAQRIMRESIIEAQKSGLLGSNIMGSSYNFTLELFSGAGSYLCGEETALISSIEGKKGRPRLKPPYPTEAGLWNKPTLINNVETLSNIPKIIQNGAKWYRSLGTQDSPGTKLISLSGDVNRRGLYEVPFGISFNQIINKYGEGTKPGRAIKAVNIGGASGVLIPPDLLDTPLEYLACAKTGITIGSGAVFVLDDTRSILANVHNRLRFFLHESCGKCTPCREGLRQTNIIMDRLLSRKAVKTDIDTLTRYTRAIQDASFCGLGQAAGNSLHSSLMYYAEEYLAACQDNQLSHNKEVTA from the coding sequence ATGAGCAGAGTGCTTAATCATGAACTTATTTTCAATATTTGCCCTGATCGTTATGTCGATTTACCGACATATTGCTGCCACGGAGGATATACTGCTCTGAAAAAAGTTTTAGAGCAAGCTCCTGAAACCGCAATCAAAGAAATTGAAGAAGCAGGGCTTCGGGGACGAGGCGGCGCTGCCTTTCCGACAGCAAATAAAATCAAAATGGTACGTTCAAACCCCAGTGATCTCAGGTATATCATTTGCAATGCTGATGAAGGAGAACCAGGCACATTTAAAGACCGGTTCATTATGACGCACATCCCGTTTCAATTACTTGAAGGAATTACTATCGCAGCTTTTTTAGCTGGAGCAGGCCATGGTTATATTTATATCCGTCATGAATATCCCGAAGCGCAAAGAATTATGCGGGAAAGCATTATTGAAGCTCAAAAGAGCGGATTATTAGGATCAAATATCATGGGAAGCAGCTATAACTTCACTTTGGAATTATTTTCAGGTGCCGGCAGCTATCTATGTGGCGAAGAAACCGCATTAATCTCTTCGATAGAGGGAAAAAAAGGACGCCCTCGGTTAAAACCACCCTATCCAACCGAGGCAGGTCTCTGGAATAAACCAACGTTAATCAATAACGTGGAGACCCTGTCAAATATACCAAAAATAATCCAAAATGGCGCAAAATGGTATCGTTCCTTGGGTACCCAAGACAGTCCCGGGACGAAATTAATATCTCTTTCAGGGGATGTCAATCGCCGTGGTTTATATGAAGTTCCCTTTGGTATTTCTTTCAATCAGATTATCAATAAGTACGGGGAAGGAACTAAACCTGGCCGCGCGATCAAAGCGGTCAATATCGGCGGGGCATCCGGAGTGCTGATACCACCGGATTTACTCGACACCCCCCTTGAGTATCTGGCTTGTGCAAAGACCGGAATCACGATCGGTTCAGGAGCTGTATTCGTCTTGGACGATACACGGTCTATTCTGGCTAACGTTCATAACCGCCTGCGTTTCTTTTTGCATGAAAGCTGCGGTAAATGCACGCCTTGCAGAGAGGGCCTAAGACAAACAAACATTATTATGGATAGACTGCTGTCCCGAAAAGCTGTAAAAACGGATATTGACACCCTTACGCGATATACCCGTGCCATACAGGATGCCTCCTTTTGCGGCCTTGGGCAAGCTGCCGGGAACAGCTTACACTCTTCCCTCATGTATTATGCTGAAGAATACCTTGCTGCCTGCCAGGACAACCAATTATCACATAACAAGGAGGTAACTGCATAA
- a CDS encoding sigma-54-dependent Fis family transcriptional regulator, with amino-acid sequence MAPLSAISKMDDPRMIDQSQFITQEQWEQIIIAKTRFLENEDEDPLKNKYVNKDIAESWIRSRKMGVNPYIKTSQRQLNALEYSKVIDKNQLLVEITEPLMKRFKDMAVLNSGYILYLCDYNGVFLLQEGDMIRRVTEGLIWNESTIGTCAHCLCLQLKKPVQILGPEHYCIELHDIVGTAAPIHDESGEIIATLILGQRIIERPWLESFQNIRSHTMGLITALAAAVDSQLKLSSINLKLKESYDQLRKVNQKVTTAHDTLEATLTFIDEGILTIDCNGVIIHSNKEANRILKMKQGEIGLRHISEFLSDDSRIMSLVKKGKYIELEETLIVGNDEQPYMIMIRPVLDKETHEADGAVLRLNHAEKVNALIARRSGGIARYHFEDILGENKEFKRIIELAQRFALSPENVLLIGESGTGKELFAQSIHNTYRPKGPFMAVNCAAMPRELIESELFGYEGGSFTGAERAGRPGKIELANEGTLFLDEIGDMPLELQAVLLRTLEDKQVMRIGGRSYKKVDFRLIVATNKNIYQMVKENQFREDLYFRLSVLTINIPPLRERSKTDIEILSNYFVRSYCEKQAITLTQISPEAQKIINEYHWPGNVRQLQNAMIYAVNTAQDNTIWPDDLPSYILLDTSPLKFEHIINNGGNIAEVLRIENLEKTAIKTAMQHTSNDILVAAEILGLSRSTLYRKIKEYNLEL; translated from the coding sequence GTGGCACCATTATCGGCGATTTCAAAGATGGATGATCCCCGAATGATCGATCAGTCCCAATTTATAACGCAAGAACAGTGGGAACAAATCATTATAGCCAAGACGCGTTTTCTTGAAAATGAGGATGAAGATCCATTAAAGAATAAGTATGTCAATAAAGACATCGCTGAATCCTGGATTCGTTCGCGAAAGATGGGTGTTAACCCATATATTAAGACGTCTCAGCGTCAGCTTAACGCTTTGGAATACTCAAAAGTTATCGATAAAAATCAACTTCTTGTTGAAATTACAGAACCTCTCATGAAAAGGTTCAAAGATATGGCCGTATTAAACTCTGGCTATATCCTTTATTTGTGTGATTATAATGGTGTTTTTCTGTTGCAAGAGGGTGATATGATCCGCAGAGTAACAGAAGGGCTTATTTGGAATGAGTCAACCATTGGGACGTGCGCTCATTGTTTATGTTTACAATTAAAAAAACCCGTTCAAATTCTTGGACCTGAACATTACTGTATCGAGTTACATGACATTGTCGGAACAGCAGCGCCGATCCACGATGAGTCCGGGGAAATTATTGCAACCCTGATCCTTGGTCAAAGGATAATTGAACGGCCATGGCTGGAGAGTTTTCAAAATATCCGTTCCCATACCATGGGTTTGATTACCGCGTTAGCTGCGGCTGTGGACAGCCAGCTGAAATTATCCAGTATCAATCTCAAATTAAAAGAAAGTTATGACCAATTACGTAAAGTCAATCAGAAAGTGACGACAGCGCATGATACATTAGAAGCAACATTGACGTTCATTGACGAAGGAATTCTGACAATTGATTGTAATGGGGTAATCATCCATAGTAATAAAGAAGCAAACCGGATACTGAAGATGAAGCAGGGAGAAATCGGATTAAGGCATATAAGCGAATTCTTAAGTGATGATTCCCGCATTATGTCATTAGTAAAAAAAGGAAAATACATCGAATTAGAAGAAACCCTCATCGTGGGGAATGATGAACAGCCCTATATGATTATGATACGCCCTGTTCTTGACAAGGAAACTCACGAAGCAGACGGCGCAGTATTAAGACTGAATCATGCTGAAAAAGTGAATGCGTTGATCGCTCGCCGTTCCGGCGGAATAGCAAGGTATCATTTTGAAGACATACTTGGCGAGAACAAAGAATTTAAACGCATTATTGAACTCGCGCAACGTTTTGCATTATCTCCTGAAAATGTCTTGCTCATCGGTGAAAGTGGAACAGGGAAAGAACTTTTTGCGCAGTCTATCCATAATACCTATCGCCCCAAAGGGCCTTTCATGGCGGTAAATTGTGCAGCTATGCCACGCGAACTGATCGAAAGCGAACTATTCGGTTATGAAGGCGGTAGTTTTACAGGTGCTGAACGGGCCGGGCGCCCTGGGAAAATTGAATTAGCGAATGAGGGAACACTTTTTTTAGATGAGATTGGGGACATGCCACTCGAACTACAAGCCGTTCTGCTGCGGACATTAGAGGATAAGCAGGTCATGCGAATCGGTGGTCGGAGTTATAAGAAAGTAGATTTCAGACTGATTGTAGCGACAAATAAGAACATTTATCAAATGGTGAAAGAAAATCAATTTCGCGAAGATTTGTATTTCAGACTTTCTGTCTTAACCATTAACATTCCTCCCTTGCGGGAAAGGTCGAAAACGGACATTGAGATCCTCAGCAACTATTTTGTTAGAAGCTATTGCGAGAAACAAGCGATTACGCTTACTCAAATCAGTCCGGAGGCCCAAAAGATTATTAACGAGTATCACTGGCCAGGCAATGTCCGGCAGCTTCAAAATGCCATGATTTATGCGGTAAATACAGCACAGGATAATACGATATGGCCTGATGATTTGCCAAGCTACATTCTTCTGGATACGAGCCCTTTAAAATTTGAGCATATTATCAATAATGGCGGCAATATTGCTGAGGTGCTTCGTATTGAAAATCTTGAAAAAACAGCCATTAAGACGGCCATGCAGCATACGAGTAACGATATTCTGGTAGCAGCTGAAATTCTTGGTTTAAGCCGATCAACGCTGTATCGAAAAATCAAGGAATATAATTTAGAGTTATAA
- a CDS encoding MFS transporter gives MRKFTISEVMDSLGVNKFTWSIFFFLGLAMVFDGYDYMIVSYTMPQIKAEWALSSVQTGSLSSWSLFGLIIGGAIAGIVSDRIGRRKTLTFAIMIYSLLTVPIFFVDSFTGFAVFRVLAGVGLGACIPVVTTTFSESTPTKRRALFITFGMAWMIVGWVLAGVVATYLVPKVGWRYCYLVGGIPFIYALFLLFKMKESVYWLANKGRRAEAVKNLQYIEMKATGKVTDWDPEGLIIPPPPKVAGAKALFSKKYIAITLGVWITYFCGCFTVYGINAWLPSLMLEKGLKLSSAYGLAIAQNGAAVIANCSTGFVAEAVGRRKNLIISYFVAAVGVLIVAFVGSNFAAILAANIFMGFAINYSITAVQPIMAEAYPTEFRNTGVAWCQAFGRFGGALAPIVAGLVIQLKLGYSMSFLFYILPLLVGMLAAILFVKNETKGKSLDQLAEERHNNV, from the coding sequence ATGAGAAAATTTACCATATCGGAAGTCATGGATTCCTTAGGGGTAAACAAATTTACGTGGTCCATATTCTTTTTCTTGGGCTTAGCAATGGTTTTTGATGGTTATGATTATATGATTGTTTCCTATACGATGCCCCAGATCAAAGCAGAATGGGCATTAAGCAGTGTTCAAACAGGCAGTCTGTCTTCCTGGAGTCTTTTTGGTCTTATTATTGGCGGAGCAATTGCAGGTATTGTCTCTGATCGGATTGGAAGAAGAAAAACATTAACCTTTGCAATTATGATATATTCGTTGTTGACTGTACCCATCTTTTTTGTCGACAGTTTCACCGGGTTTGCTGTTTTCCGCGTATTGGCCGGTGTTGGATTAGGCGCTTGTATTCCTGTTGTTACGACGACTTTTTCTGAATCAACACCAACGAAGCGGAGGGCCTTGTTCATTACCTTTGGTATGGCGTGGATGATTGTGGGTTGGGTTCTGGCCGGTGTAGTGGCGACTTACCTCGTCCCGAAAGTAGGCTGGAGGTACTGCTACTTAGTTGGCGGCATTCCATTTATATATGCACTTTTTCTATTATTTAAAATGAAAGAATCGGTTTATTGGCTGGCGAATAAAGGGCGCAGAGCAGAAGCAGTTAAGAATCTTCAATATATCGAGATGAAAGCGACTGGTAAAGTTACTGATTGGGATCCTGAAGGATTGATTATTCCGCCGCCGCCGAAAGTCGCTGGTGCCAAGGCGCTTTTCTCTAAGAAATATATTGCCATTACACTGGGGGTCTGGATAACTTATTTCTGCGGCTGTTTCACCGTTTATGGAATTAATGCCTGGCTGCCGTCTTTGATGTTGGAAAAAGGGTTAAAACTATCTTCGGCATACGGTCTGGCAATCGCCCAGAATGGAGCGGCTGTCATTGCTAACTGTTCCACCGGGTTTGTGGCGGAAGCAGTTGGCCGAAGAAAGAACTTGATCATCAGTTATTTTGTCGCTGCTGTCGGCGTCTTGATCGTCGCCTTTGTCGGGAGTAATTTTGCGGCTATTCTTGCAGCAAATATCTTTATGGGTTTTGCCATCAATTATTCGATCACCGCGGTCCAGCCAATAATGGCAGAAGCCTATCCAACCGAGTTCAGAAACACAGGGGTAGCCTGGTGTCAGGCCTTTGGACGATTCGGGGGCGCGCTTGCACCCATAGTAGCCGGTTTGGTCATTCAATTGAAATTGGGTTATTCGATGTCTTTCTTGTTCTATATTCTTCCATTGCTTGTTGGGATGTTGGCGGCTATTTTGTTTGTTAAGAATGAAACGAAAGGTAAATCTCTTGATCAGCTGGCAGAAGAACGTCACAACAACGTATAA
- a CDS encoding uroporphyrinogen decarboxylase family protein — translation MLSKKQNLLETIKGGNPDRFVNQYEFMNLIMESRFIPSVGPGQIIKNAWGITFSWPEGQLGGFPMHDPDHKVLKDITQWDKYVKAPAIPTSDEFWAPAIAHANSVDRNEEFVTAPLIPGIFEQAHHLMGVEDALMAFYEEPEAMHELFDYLTEFELNVAKVLIDKIHPDCVFHHDDWGSQKNSFVSPDMFEEFFLPAYKKIYGFYKENGVELIVHHSDSYAANLVPYMIDMGIDIWQGVMTTNNTPELIKNYGGKISFMGQLDSGKIDYPAWSREEIAKYVELACKECGKLYYIPCLTQGLNRSSFPGVYDAVSEEINRMSKIMF, via the coding sequence ATGCTATCAAAGAAACAAAACTTATTAGAAACCATTAAGGGAGGAAATCCCGACCGTTTCGTTAATCAATATGAGTTTATGAATTTAATTATGGAATCTCGCTTTATTCCTTCAGTTGGACCAGGACAGATAATAAAAAATGCTTGGGGTATAACTTTTAGTTGGCCTGAAGGCCAGCTCGGAGGATTTCCTATGCATGACCCTGATCACAAGGTGTTGAAGGATATTACGCAGTGGGATAAATACGTTAAAGCACCTGCTATACCAACTTCAGATGAATTTTGGGCTCCAGCAATTGCCCATGCCAATTCTGTTGATCGCAATGAAGAATTTGTTACAGCACCGCTCATCCCTGGAATTTTTGAACAGGCACATCACCTGATGGGGGTGGAAGATGCCCTCATGGCTTTTTATGAAGAACCTGAAGCCATGCATGAGCTGTTTGACTATTTGACGGAGTTTGAGCTGAATGTTGCCAAGGTTTTGATTGATAAAATACACCCTGATTGCGTTTTCCATCATGATGACTGGGGCAGTCAAAAGAACTCATTTGTTTCGCCGGACATGTTTGAAGAGTTTTTTTTACCGGCCTATAAAAAAATATATGGATTCTATAAGGAAAATGGCGTAGAGCTTATTGTACACCACAGTGATTCTTATGCTGCTAATCTTGTTCCTTATATGATCGACATGGGTATTGATATTTGGCAAGGTGTTATGACTACGAACAATACACCTGAGCTTATCAAAAATTATGGTGGGAAAATCTCCTTCATGGGACAGCTTGATAGCGGAAAAATCGATTACCCAGCTTGGTCCCGTGAAGAAATCGCCAAATATGTAGAATTGGCATGCAAAGAATGCGGTAAGCTGTACTATATTCCTTGTTTAACTCAAGGATTAAACAGATCCTCATTTCCTGGTGTTTATGATGCTGTAAGTGAAGAAATTAATCGAATGAGTAAAATCATGTTTTAG
- a CDS encoding MOSC domain-containing protein translates to MKKGTIFSISIRSDVERKKKEILEAIVLDSGIQGDGYSQEWGRQWGRQISCLNLMSIMTELKERNQMVVPGEYGENILVDGIDLFELNVGDRLILGEMVLLEVTQIGKERSTIPVPKTVRMNLLSSEGVFCKVIKGGVIKKGHSIRVIEKYAR, encoded by the coding sequence ATGAAAAAAGGAACTATTTTTTCTATCAGTATCCGATCAGATGTTGAAAGAAAGAAAAAAGAGATACTCGAAGCAATTGTCTTGGATTCTGGTATCCAAGGTGACGGGTACAGTCAAGAATGGGGCCGACAATGGGGGCGCCAAATCTCATGTCTGAATCTAATGAGTATTATGACCGAGTTAAAGGAGCGTAATCAGATGGTTGTACCGGGAGAATATGGCGAAAATATTCTTGTCGATGGTATTGATTTATTTGAGCTCAATGTTGGAGACCGGCTAATACTCGGAGAAATGGTTCTTCTAGAGGTTACGCAGATCGGTAAAGAACGAAGCACGATACCCGTGCCCAAGACGGTCAGGATGAACCTGCTCTCATCGGAAGGGGTATTCTGCAAAGTGATTAAGGGTGGCGTAATAAAAAAGGGTCATTCGATTAGAGTTATTGAAAAGTACGCCAGATAA
- a CDS encoding NADH-dependent [FeFe] hydrogenase, group A6 — translation MHSIEIFINGKPATVAPSITILEAARQQGIELPSLCHHPDQRIKGNCRVCVVEVEGYKNLVPSCSTHVAPGMKITTNSPRVRDTVRTILELIFADHPQECLTCIRNGNCELRQIAAKFGVRDIQGEKTKPTFSMDMSTPALVRNPDKCIKCGRCAEACHHIQEVGILYTHNRSTDICITPEYGKQLNAVACVLCGQCALVCPVGAIHEKDDTDRVWEALSDSGKHVIVQVAPSVRVSLAEEFGLPSGEIATGKMVSALRHLGFDKVFDTDFSADLTIIEEGNELLQRIKHNGVLPMLTSCSPGWINYAEHYYPEVLPHISSCKSPQQMFGALAKTYYPQKYAINPADIFVVSVMPCTAKKFEAQRAEMTASGYQDVDVVLTTRELARMLRHEGVDFSKLPETDFDTPLGISTGAAAVFGATGGVMEAALRTVYEVATGNTLNDLEFTSLRGMKGFKTAEIDLAGRKVKVGIAHGLANAKKVMEMIKNGEGSDYTFIEIMCCPGGCIGGGGQPYGTTDVVRKARIASLYSVDLTMPLRKSHENPGIKKLYEEFLYEPLGEVSHHLLHTVYTNRQQTHEQS, via the coding sequence ATGCATTCAATCGAAATTTTTATTAACGGCAAGCCTGCTACGGTAGCCCCGTCAATAACCATATTGGAGGCGGCAAGGCAGCAGGGAATAGAACTTCCATCGCTTTGTCATCACCCCGACCAACGCATCAAAGGGAATTGCCGGGTTTGTGTTGTTGAAGTAGAAGGCTATAAAAATTTAGTTCCCTCTTGTTCCACGCACGTTGCGCCGGGTATGAAAATCACAACCAATTCCCCACGCGTAAGAGATACCGTACGTACGATTTTAGAACTGATTTTTGCCGACCATCCGCAGGAGTGCCTGACGTGTATTCGTAATGGCAATTGTGAACTCAGACAAATTGCCGCAAAGTTCGGAGTTAGGGATATCCAGGGAGAAAAAACAAAACCTACCTTCAGCATGGACATGTCAACCCCTGCCTTGGTTAGAAACCCAGATAAATGCATAAAATGCGGACGGTGCGCCGAAGCCTGCCATCATATTCAGGAAGTTGGTATCCTTTACACCCATAACCGCAGCACCGATATTTGTATTACGCCGGAATATGGCAAACAGTTGAATGCGGTAGCCTGTGTCCTTTGCGGACAATGTGCCTTAGTCTGCCCGGTAGGAGCAATCCATGAAAAGGATGATACCGACCGGGTATGGGAAGCCCTGTCAGATTCCGGGAAACATGTCATTGTGCAAGTCGCTCCCTCTGTGCGTGTTTCCCTTGCCGAAGAATTCGGACTTCCCTCCGGTGAAATTGCAACGGGAAAAATGGTTTCTGCTTTACGGCACTTGGGCTTTGATAAGGTTTTTGACACGGATTTTTCTGCTGATCTGACGATTATTGAGGAAGGTAATGAATTGCTGCAACGGATCAAACATAATGGCGTTCTGCCAATGCTAACCTCTTGCAGCCCCGGATGGATCAACTATGCGGAACATTATTATCCGGAAGTGTTACCTCATATTTCCAGCTGCAAATCACCCCAGCAAATGTTCGGTGCTTTGGCCAAAACGTACTATCCCCAAAAATACGCAATCAATCCTGCAGATATTTTTGTCGTTTCCGTTATGCCCTGCACGGCGAAAAAATTCGAAGCACAACGTGCGGAAATGACTGCAAGCGGCTATCAGGATGTCGATGTGGTTCTCACAACCCGAGAACTTGCACGTATGCTGCGGCACGAAGGTGTTGATTTTTCAAAGCTGCCTGAGACAGATTTTGACACGCCTCTGGGGATATCAACCGGTGCTGCGGCAGTGTTTGGCGCAACCGGCGGAGTAATGGAAGCTGCCTTGCGTACGGTCTATGAAGTAGCAACAGGAAACACACTGAATGATCTGGAATTCACTTCCCTACGCGGAATGAAAGGTTTCAAAACTGCTGAAATCGACCTTGCCGGACGCAAAGTAAAAGTTGGAATTGCTCACGGCCTTGCTAACGCCAAAAAAGTCATGGAAATGATAAAAAACGGCGAAGGTTCTGATTATACTTTCATTGAAATTATGTGCTGCCCGGGAGGGTGCATTGGCGGCGGCGGACAGCCTTATGGTACGACCGATGTTGTCAGAAAAGCACGGATCGCATCACTTTATTCTGTGGATCTAACAATGCCGCTGCGAAAATCTCACGAAAATCCTGGGATTAAAAAACTCTATGAGGAATTTCTATACGAACCGCTCGGTGAAGTGTCACATCATCTGCTGCACACGGTTTACACTAACCGTCAACAAACTCACGAGCAATCTTAA
- a CDS encoding NADH-quinone oxidoreductase subunit NuoE family protein, which produces MNSIKEIIRQYGGNTGLLLQIILAVQDAAPLNYLSEEAVNEIASEMNISRSRVYSTASFYSEVSLKPRGSHVIRVCSNAPCENAQKALILTSIEKELGIIAGQTTPDRLFTLECVNCLGACYMSPAIKIDETIYGNLTPDSAVSIIRRLRKEHQNEQSA; this is translated from the coding sequence ATGAATTCAATAAAAGAAATTATTCGCCAATATGGCGGTAACACGGGATTACTGCTTCAAATTATTCTCGCTGTCCAGGACGCTGCCCCCCTGAATTATCTCAGCGAAGAGGCCGTGAATGAAATCGCCAGTGAAATGAATATTTCACGAAGCAGGGTTTACTCTACCGCGTCATTTTATAGCGAGGTATCTCTAAAACCCAGAGGCAGTCATGTTATACGGGTTTGTTCTAATGCCCCCTGTGAAAACGCCCAAAAAGCACTTATTCTTACTTCGATCGAAAAAGAATTAGGAATCATAGCCGGTCAAACGACACCGGATAGGCTCTTTACTTTGGAATGTGTCAATTGTCTGGGCGCTTGTTATATGTCTCCTGCAATTAAAATAGATGAAACAATATACGGTAACCTGACCCCTGATAGTGCGGTGTCCATAATACGTCGTTTAAGAAAGGAACACCAAAATGAGCAGAGTGCTTAA
- a CDS encoding methyltetrahydrofolate cobalamin methyltransferase → MIIIGEKINGAIPSVAKAIAEKNADFICNLAKIQTDAGANFIDVCASTDVSLEVETLKWLIDLVQEVTDTPICIDSPNEQAIVAAIPFCKRPGLINSVSGEGNKIDVIFPIIADTKWECVALLNDDSGISKTAEKRLEVFANIMKRAKEFGIAPSRLHIDPLVEMLCTSEDGINMIVDVMKEIKRQYPAIHITGGCSNVSFNLPARKLVNQAFLVLAMNAGMDSGIIDPTNQDLLGMIFATEALMGQDEYCMEYIGAFREGKFGQKK, encoded by the coding sequence GTGATTATCATTGGCGAAAAAATCAACGGCGCGATTCCATCCGTCGCCAAAGCCATCGCGGAAAAGAATGCAGATTTCATCTGCAACCTGGCCAAAATACAGACTGATGCCGGAGCTAATTTCATCGACGTCTGCGCATCCACCGATGTCAGCCTCGAGGTTGAGACCCTGAAATGGCTCATCGACCTGGTTCAGGAAGTGACCGATACCCCAATTTGCATCGATAGCCCCAATGAACAGGCCATCGTTGCTGCCATTCCGTTCTGCAAACGCCCGGGACTCATTAACTCCGTATCCGGCGAAGGCAACAAGATCGACGTTATTTTCCCGATCATCGCGGATACCAAATGGGAATGCGTCGCGCTGCTCAATGATGACAGCGGCATCTCTAAGACGGCGGAAAAACGTCTCGAAGTTTTTGCCAACATCATGAAACGGGCGAAAGAATTCGGCATTGCCCCGTCCCGTCTCCACATCGACCCGCTGGTTGAAATGCTTTGCACATCCGAAGACGGCATCAACATGATCGTCGACGTCATGAAAGAAATCAAACGGCAATACCCTGCCATTCATATTACCGGCGGCTGCAGCAACGTCTCCTTCAATCTGCCCGCACGGAAGCTCGTCAATCAGGCTTTCCTCGTACTGGCCATGAATGCCGGTATGGACAGTGGTATCATCGACCCGACCAATCAGGACCTGTTGGGGATGATCTTCGCTACCGAAGCGCTCATGGGTCAGGACGAATATTGCATGGAATACATCGGTGCCTTCAGAGAAGGCAAATTCGGTCAGAAGAAATAA